The genomic window CTCCGAACTGCTTCAGAGCAGGCGGAGTTTGCAGCACTTCATAAAGAGGTTGAAGCCGAGATTCAGGGTAAAGTGGCCGCTGAGTTTGATGCTGTCCACTCGGTTGAGCGTGCGATGGAAGTAGGCTCTCTCTCCGGGATTGTCGATCCTGACCAGCTTCGAACTCAGTTGCACCGCCAGCTGAGTGAGGGCCTCGAGCGCTATTTAGCAGAGACCGCAAGTGCTTAAATAAGAGTAAGTTGAATACCATTGGATCCGTGTTAGACTAAAGCTTAGGGATTCGTACCGGGTAGTACGTCTAAATTTGCTGTAAGGCCCAAGATATAGTTAAGTCGGATTCGTTCATGGCGGATAAGGTACACATATTAATCGTCGACGACAGTCGTCACACGAGAAAGCTGTTTACAGATATTCTCGAAGGGGAGGGCTACGCCACGTCGATGGCCAGCGACGGTGTGGAAGCCTTGCAGTTTTTAAGCGCGAATGAACCCGATTTGATTCTCCTCGACATGGTAATGCCACGTATGGATGGCCTGGCGACGTTGGCTCAAATGCGCCGGATGGGCATGGACTCCAAAGTTATCTTGATTACGAGTATTACCCAGTCTGCCGTGATTGCCAGCTGCATGAAGCATGGGGTGAATGAATTCATCGTCAAACCCATCAATAAAGAAGAGCTTTTAGCGAAGATTTCCTTTGTGTTGGGAGGGCCATCTCCAGCTGTTCAAGAAAACTCGATGAGCTTCGCCGCGCTATTTGTGGGTCGAGAACGCGTTGCTGAAGAAGTCCGAAAGATGGTTCCCGGGAATATTCACTTGGAATGTTGCTCCGGTAAGCGCAATGCCGAGCGGATATGCGCCGACCAGCGCTTTGACCGAATTATTCTAGGGTCTCTCCATCCGCCAACTGATGTGCTGCCCCTTCTCAAAGAGCTTCGGGCCGTTCAACCCTCCGCTTCGATTCACGTGGTGTATCTGAGAAGTGAACTCAACCCTGGTACACGCTGCGTATCCGATGGGTTTGACGGCTTTCTACTTAAACCGTTGAGCAAGTCTCAGGTAAGCGGCGTATTGGACACAGATCCCGAGATACCGAAGATTCTGGACATTGAGGATTATGTGATTGAGTTGTCGCCTCCACAGCCGGGCGGCTCTTTAGAGATGACTTACTTTGAGCCGATGCCTGAGTTGATGCGAAAAGCAGTGAATCAAGTAGCGGATGCTCAATTTGATTGTGTTGTTTTTGATGTTTCAAAGGCACCGTTAACCAGCCGATTGATCGATGCCATTGTGGGTCCGCTGAAAGAGGCGGAGGGCCGCGGCCTTGAACCAAGAATTGTGGGCCCCGATTCACTGGAGTCTGTAATTAAGAACCATAAAGTCGGCAGTGGGTTTAGTGTGCACCGCACAGTTTCCGAAGCCATCATTGCACTTGATGAGCGCTTTTCTTAAACGTTATCCAGCTCTTTGAGGGCTACCAACAACCGGTCAACTTCTTGCTCCGTATTGTAGTGGAGCAGTCCCACGCGAAGCGTTCCCTCTGGTTCAATACCCATCGCTTCAGTAAATGGCACCGCGTAATGATTACCGGACCAGGTAAAGATGCCTTGTTCGGCCAAGTACTTGGCGGCGCGCTCAGTGGTTTGGGTCGGGTGAACCAATGAAAGCGTTGGGACTCTTTGATTCATCAGTTCTTTTTCTTGAATACCCAGAATTTTGAATTTGGTTTCTTTCAGTCCAAGCATGAGCCGCTCTAAGAGTTTTTTCTCATGTGACTCGATGGCCGCGAAAGATGCTTTAAGATGAGCACGAAGCGGCTCCTCTGAAGCTAAGCCACTTAAGCTTGCGATGTATTCTATGGCGGCTTTCACGCCCGCAATACCCTCTAGATTGGGTGTACCAGACATCAAGCTCCATGGAAGACCGTCGTCGCAAGGTCTGAGCTTTTCTGAAGGAAGATTTTCAAGGAGTTGTCGTTTACCCCAGAGCATACCCACATGCGGGCCAAAAAACTTATAAGCGGAGGCGATGAGGAAGTCGCAACCAAGCTCTTCGATATCGATGAGCCCATGCGGTGCATAATGAACGGCGTCCACGAAAAATTGAGCACCTACCTGATGAGCAGCATGAGCCATTTTGGCAATGGGGTGAATAGTCCCTGTAGCATTTGAAGCCAGACCCACGGCCACCAGCTTCGTTTTAGGGCCTAGAAGTTCAAGGTAGGCCTCTTGATCAAGCGTACAATTTTCTTGTTTGAGCGGGATGGTCTTGATCACAACGCCTTTTGACTCTGCCGCTTTTACCCAGGGAGTAAAATTTGCATCGTGCTCCGATGAACTGAGGATAATTTCGTCACCTGGTTGCCATTGTGTTTTTAAGGCGCGGCTCAATTTGAGAGTGAGGCTGGTCATATTGGGACCAAAAATGACTTCATGGGGATCTGACGCTCCAAAAAAACCAGCCGCGGCAACTTGCGCCTCTTCCATCAGGGCATCACTCTCAAGGCTTGTGGCAAAGAAACCACCGCCATTGGCGTTGGTGTGAAGCATATAATGGCTGACCGCATCTGCGACGCTTTGCGGAACCTGGGAGCCAGCAGGACCATCGAAAAATACGACGGTTTTATCTCCCAATTTTCTCGTAAGCCCTGGGAATTGTGAGCGAATTATATCTTGCAGGGGTAGAGTGTGCATAGCAACCTCAAGCTTTCCGATGTGTAGTACGCGATGCGGCAAGGACGGTCTACCAATTGGCTATCTTGCGTCAAGGGTTGGCAAGCAGAGAATATGGAGGGATGATTGACCGGGGGAATAATCTTTCAATTATTCCATGATTTTACCTGGGTGACAGTGTACTCAGACGGTGCGATGAGACAGCTAATAGAGCTGTCCGGATCAATAAACACGCAGTGGAGAAATTTAAATGCGGAATCTTCGATGGGTAGTTATAGGCCTCACATTTCTGATGTGTGGCGATGTTTTAGCGGGCAATCTTGGTAATAGAACAAATCACAGTGCGGAAGCCATCCGTTCTCTTCACCGGTCTGCATCAAAAGACGTAGATGCTGCGGTTTACAATCCGGCGGGAACAACATTTTTGAAAGATGGTTGGCATCTCGGGTTTGGTAATCAGTTCATTATCAAGAGCGATACATTGACCAACAACGGCATTGACTATGCAGCCAATGATCCGGTCCTTCTCTATCCGAATATTTCAGCGGTCTACAGTTTTGGAGACTTCGCGGCAAGCTTGCATTTTGGTGTGCCCTCAGGCGGCGGTTCCAAACACTTTAAAGATGGTCACCCTGTATTTACGGCCTATGGTGGACGTGTGGCGAATATTGCCAACAGCGCGGTTCCGGGAGTTGCAAGCGGTGCAACGGTAGATGGCCCAGCGTCGGTTAAGGGAACCTCGCAGTTTATCGGGCTTACTCTGGCGGGAGCTTATGCTCCAACAGATTGGTTTTCTTTCTCCATAGGTGGACGTGTGACCATGGGCTCAATGAAGACTGTGGGTAACGCAACTTATAAATTTGAGCTCACTGAGACAGGTACCATCCTGGCGGACGCGTTTGCTAATGATCCAACAAGCGCTGGATATGCACTGAGCCAGCCCGTGAATATTGCTGTAAACTCTGATGCCTCGGCTATTGGCTTTAGCCCACTTATTAGCATGCACTTTGTTCCTCTCGAAGGTTTGGACTTAACGGTTCAATATATTCACCAAACGAATATGAATTTCACACGTACTTACCCAGATTGCCCAGCGTATGCTGAGTTAGAAGATGGTAGCGCAGATATATCAACGAACAACGATGGTATTTGTGCAAATGAAGAAGGCGTACGCGATGTATCTCGTCTTCTCTATGAATTAGAAAGCAACGACTTTGATAAGGGTACTGTCCGAACGGATATCCCGGCTCAGCTCTCTTTGGGCGCCTCTTACGTCGTCAATGATATGGTTCGTGTTGAAGGCTCTTTTTCATACTTCTTCAACAAGATGGCTAAATGGGGCGTTGAACCGAGCCCGTCTTCAGATAACTTCGGTAACCCAAAAGGCGACCTGTACACCGACGGTTGGGAAACTGGCCTCGTTGTTGAAGTGAGCGTAGATGACTTCTTGGTCAGTCTGGGCGGCATGTATGCGAAAATGGGCTCAACACATGAGTCACTTAGCTTCCTATTCTGGAACAACGATGCTGTATCTGTAGCAACGGGTGCAACTTGGCAGATTAATGAATCCATGACTGCTACGCTTGGTGTCACGTTTGCTCGTTACTTACCAACGAGCAGCGGTGATTTACGCGGAACATTGGCAGCCGATGCTGCTCTTGCAGGTGCTCAAGAACTCGTAGACAGCGCAACGACTGCTGAAGAGACAGCTACAGCAGAAGCAGCTATGCAAATGGCTCAGACGCCGTTC from Deltaproteobacteria bacterium includes these protein-coding regions:
- a CDS encoding response regulator, producing MADKVHILIVDDSRHTRKLFTDILEGEGYATSMASDGVEALQFLSANEPDLILLDMVMPRMDGLATLAQMRRMGMDSKVILITSITQSAVIASCMKHGVNEFIVKPINKEELLAKISFVLGGPSPAVQENSMSFAALFVGRERVAEEVRKMVPGNIHLECCSGKRNAERICADQRFDRIILGSLHPPTDVLPLLKELRAVQPSASIHVVYLRSELNPGTRCVSDGFDGFLLKPLSKSQVSGVLDTDPEIPKILDIEDYVIELSPPQPGGSLEMTYFEPMPELMRKAVNQVADAQFDCVVFDVSKAPLTSRLIDAIVGPLKEAEGRGLEPRIVGPDSLESVIKNHKVGSGFSVHRTVSEAIIALDERFS
- a CDS encoding cysteine desulfurase-like protein; the encoded protein is MHTLPLQDIIRSQFPGLTRKLGDKTVVFFDGPAGSQVPQSVADAVSHYMLHTNANGGGFFATSLESDALMEEAQVAAAGFFGASDPHEVIFGPNMTSLTLKLSRALKTQWQPGDEIILSSSEHDANFTPWVKAAESKGVVIKTIPLKQENCTLDQEAYLELLGPKTKLVAVGLASNATGTIHPIAKMAHAAHQVGAQFFVDAVHYAPHGLIDIEELGCDFLIASAYKFFGPHVGMLWGKRQLLENLPSEKLRPCDDGLPWSLMSGTPNLEGIAGVKAAIEYIASLSGLASEEPLRAHLKASFAAIESHEKKLLERLMLGLKETKFKILGIQEKELMNQRVPTLSLVHPTQTTERAAKYLAEQGIFTWSGNHYAVPFTEAMGIEPEGTLRVGLLHYNTEQEVDRLLVALKELDNV